A window from Lagopus muta isolate bLagMut1 chromosome 5, bLagMut1 primary, whole genome shotgun sequence encodes these proteins:
- the CHAT gene encoding choline O-acetyltransferase, translating into MPVLEKDMQKKEKDSRSKDEPAVPKLPVPPLQQTLQMYLRCMKHLVPEEQFRKTKSVVEQFGIAGGLGESLQLILEERREKTTNWVFNYWLDDMYLNNRLALPVNSSPAIIFARQNFKDVNDQLRFAANLISGVQDYKALLDSHALPVDFARGQLSGQPLCMKQYYGLFSSYRLPGHTKDTLVAQKSCVMPEPEHIIVACNNQFFVLDVVINFRRLSEGDLFTQLRKIAKMAENEEEMLPPIGLLTTDGRTEWAEARTILMKDSTNRDSLDMIERCICLVCLDSPSGVELNDTNMALQLLHGGGYHKNGANRWYDKPMQFVIGRDGVCGTVCEHSPFDGIVLVQCTEHLLKHMKESSKKLLRADSVSELPAPRRLRWKCSPEIQAHLASSAEKLQRIVKNLDFIAYKFVNYGKEFIKKQKTSPDAYIQVALQLAFYRCHRRLVPTYESASIRRFDEGRVDNIRSATSEAFAFVKAMIDDKPALSDSEKMQRFKDAIAAQTNYTILAITGMAIDNHLLGLREVAREHFKELPEIFTDETYLTSNRFILSTSQVPTTMEMFCCYGPVVPDGYGACYNPQPEHILFCISSFKDCKETSSDRLAKAVEESLLEIRDLCNKCSSTAAKSLAKQEEATQLQSDRKL; encoded by the exons ATGCCTGTTTTAGAAAAAGACATgcagaagaaggagaaagattCACGCAGTAAAGATGAGCCA GCAGTACCTAAACTTCCAGTCCCACCACTACAACAGACCTTACAGATGTACCTACGGTGCATGAAACACTTGGTGCCAGAAGAGCAATTTAGAAAGACCAAGAGTGTTGTGGAGCAGTTTGGAATTGCAGGAGGCCTTGGGGAATCCTTGCAGCTAATCCTcgaggaaagaagggaaaagacaaCAAACTGG GTGTTTAACTACTGGCTGGATGACATGTACCTCAACAACCGGTTGGCTCTTCCAGTCAACTCCAGCCCAGCAATTATCTTTGCTCGTCAGAATTTCAAAGATGTAAATGACCAGCTAAG GTTTGCTGCCAATCTTATTTCGGGTGTGCAAGACTATAAAGCTTTACTAGACAG cCATGCTTTACCTGTTGATTTTGCTCGTGGACAGCTGTCTGGTCAGCCTCTCTGTATGAAGCAATACTATGGACTCTTTTCTTCCTATCGTCTTCCAGGACATACCAAAGACACCCTTGTggcccagaaaagctgtgtaaTGCCAGAACCAGAGCACATCATTGTTGCTTGTAACAATCAG ttttttgttttggatgtTGTCATTAACTTCCGTCGTCTCAGTGAGGGAGATCTTTTCACTCAGTTACGAAAGATAGCCAAAATGGCAGAGAATGAAGAGGAAATGCTGCCTCCAATCGGCTTGCTGACGACTGATGGAAGAACAGAGTGGGCAGAGGCCAGGACAATCCTTATGAAAG ACTCCACTAATCGCGACTCTCTTGACATGATTGAACGATGTATTTGCCTGGTGTGCCTGGACAGCCCAAGCGGGGTGGAACTCAACGACACAAACATGGCATTGCAACTGCTACATGGAGGAGGCTACCATAAAAACGGTGCCAATCGTTGGTACGACAAACCTATGCAG TTTGTGATAGGAAGAGATGGAGTCTGTGGCACCGTGTGTGAACATTCCCCTTTTGATGGCATCGTACTGGTGCAGTGCACAGAACACCTGCTCAAGCACAT GAAAGAAAGCTCCAAGAAATTACTCCGAGCCGATTCAGTAAGTGAGCTTCCTGCTCCACGGAGATTAAGATGGAAATGCTCCCCTGAAATTCAGGCACACTTGGCATCATCAGCAGAAAAACTCCAAAG GATAGTAAAAAATCTGGACTTTATTGCCTACAAGTTTGTGAATTATGGAAAGGAGTTTATTAAGAAACAGAAGACGAGCCCAGATGCCTACATTCAAGTAGCACTGCAGCTGGCATTTTACAG GTGCCACAGGAGGCTTGTCCCTACTTATGAAAGCGCTTCCATACGCCGATTTGATGAGGGCAGAGTTGATAATATTAGGTCTGCTACGTcagaagcatttgcttttgtgaaagCAATGATTGATGACAAGCCAGCTCTGTCG GATTCTGAGAAGATGCAGAGATTTAAGGATGCAATTGCGGCTCAAACTAATTACACTATTTTG GCTATTACTGGAATGGCAATAGACAATCACCTACTAGGGCTGAGAGAGGTGGCACGAGAACACTTCAAGGAACTGCCAGAGATCTTTACAGATGAGACGTATTTGACAAGCAATAGGTTCATCCTCTCAACCAGCCAG GTTCCAACGACTATGGAAATGTTCTGCTGCTACGGGCCTGTGGTGCCCGATGGTTATGGGGCATGCTATAATCCTCAGCCTGAGCATATATTATTCTGCATTTCAAGCTTTAAAGACTGTAAAGAAACATCTTCAGATAGGCTTGCAAAA